AGTCCGCAAAAACTATCGAGTTCGACGAGTGCTTTGCGGGCAAGGATGCCCGCGCTCCCGCTAGAACCCGCCAACTCCGGACTTTTCGGACAGTCTCCGGCTTCCAGCCGGCCAATTGAGCAATGTTTGACATACAGAAATTTCACAGCCATAGGAAAGGCGATTTCGGGAAACGGTTGATTTATTTTGATGAGATAGACAGTACGAATCGAGCTGCCTCCGATCTGGCCAGAAGCGGCGTCGCTGAAGGAACGGTCGTTCTTGCGGATAGTCAAACTCAAGGCCGGGGCCGCAACACACACACCTGGTACTCTCCAGGCGGCGTCAATCTTTATTTCACTGTCGTTTTGATTCCTCCGGTTGAGCGTTTGCATTACCTGCCTTATGTCGCAGGACTGAGCATCGCGCGGGCACTTGATCCCTGGGAATTTGATTCCGATCTGAAGTGGCCCAACGACATTCTAATCAACGGGAAAAAAGCGGGCGGCGTATTGATCCAGACCTCACTGGAAGAAAATCGTTTGCAATTTGCGCTGGTCGGTATCGGAATCAATGTAAATACCCGGGATTTTCCGGATGAGCTTCGGCCAATTGCTATTTCGCTCGCGCAGGCTCTGGGTAAGGAGTTGGAACGCGAGAAATTCCTTGCAGATCTTCTTTTTGAGTTGGAACAACTCTATGGAAGAATAACCGGCATGAGCTGGGAGGAAGTCAAGAACCTTGTTGGGCGTCGCTCTTCGATACTGCATGATTGTCCTGTTCAGATTGAACATCAGGGTGAAATCAAAATGG
The nucleotide sequence above comes from bacterium. Encoded proteins:
- a CDS encoding biotin--[acetyl-CoA-carboxylase] ligase gives rise to the protein MFDIQKFHSHRKGDFGKRLIYFDEIDSTNRAASDLARSGVAEGTVVLADSQTQGRGRNTHTWYSPGGVNLYFTVVLIPPVERLHYLPYVAGLSIARALDPWEFDSDLKWPNDILINGKKAGGVLIQTSLEENRLQFALVGIGINVNTRDFPDELRPIAISLAQALGKELEREKFLADLLFELEQLYGRITGMSWEEVKNLVGRRSSILHDCPVQIEHQGEIKMGITAGLDSMGGLIVQTPGGTEIFYAGEIVSCRKK